A stretch of the Planktothricoides raciborskii GIHE-MW2 genome encodes the following:
- a CDS encoding histidine kinase, with protein MHVIPNQTTNTKLALQLLLFVDSRPHSAEQIQEIRNYLKQWRTEFPYNLEIINVVEEPYLAEHYKLIATPTLLKLYPEPRQVLTGNNIVAQLDKWWVRWQSTLKEHLNTQLSESNCVVKHHEPTQIATNSSVADSAEMIRLSDEVFRLKQEKAELLDQLRFKDQMIAMLAHDIRNPLTAVSLALETLTKATTSADGKKTPIAPSLFNRLIQHARNQATAIDRLIEDILQAAGGDRDQFYLHRQQINLGCLCQEILEDFSHQFEKKSLKLVTDIPNDLPSVYADPERVRQVMINLLDNAGKYSPEGGNIRISILHRTSQKVQVSISDEGQGIPPENQEEIFKDHFRLQRDRGQKGYGIGLSVCRQLIRSQYGQIWVDSQLSKGSTFHFTLPVYQA; from the coding sequence ATGCACGTGATTCCTAATCAAACCACGAATACAAAATTAGCCTTACAACTGCTGCTATTCGTTGATAGCCGTCCACATTCAGCCGAACAAATCCAAGAAATCCGCAATTACCTAAAACAGTGGAGGACGGAATTTCCCTACAATCTGGAAATCATCAATGTAGTTGAAGAACCCTATTTAGCGGAACACTACAAATTAATTGCCACCCCCACCTTGCTGAAACTTTATCCCGAACCGAGGCAGGTACTCACCGGCAATAATATTGTCGCCCAACTAGATAAATGGTGGGTGCGCTGGCAATCTACATTAAAAGAGCATCTGAATACTCAATTGTCTGAGTCTAACTGTGTGGTTAAGCACCATGAACCCACTCAGATTGCGACAAATAGCTCGGTGGCAGACTCAGCGGAAATGATCCGCTTATCCGATGAAGTATTTCGGCTGAAACAGGAAAAAGCAGAACTCTTGGATCAACTGCGATTTAAAGACCAGATGATTGCCATGTTAGCTCACGATATTCGCAATCCTTTAACGGCGGTTTCCTTGGCTTTAGAAACTTTAACCAAAGCTACCACATCTGCGGATGGGAAAAAAACCCCGATCGCCCCCAGTTTGTTCAACCGCTTAATCCAACACGCTCGCAACCAAGCCACAGCCATTGACCGACTCATCGAAGATATCTTACAAGCGGCAGGGGGCGATCGCGATCAATTTTATCTGCATCGTCAACAAATAAACCTGGGCTGTTTGTGCCAAGAAATATTGGAGGATTTTTCTCATCAATTCGAGAAAAAATCCTTGAAACTTGTGACAGACATTCCCAACGATCTTCCATCGGTTTATGCAGATCCAGAACGGGTGCGACAAGTGATGATTAATCTTCTGGATAATGCTGGCAAATATAGCCCTGAAGGGGGCAACATTCGCATATCCATTTTACACCGTACCAGCCAAAAAGTTCAAGTGAGTATTTCTGATGAAGGACAGGGAATACCTCCAGAGAATCAGGAGGAGATTTTTAAAGATCACTTTCGTTTACAAAGAGATCGTGGCCAAAAAGGATATGGCATTGGTTTATCGGTTTGTAGACAGTTAATCCGCAGTCAATATGGCCAGATTTGGGTAGATTCCCAACTATCAAAAGGCAGCACTTTTCACTTTACTTTGCCGGTTTATCAAGCCTAG